One segment of Thermoplasmata archaeon DNA contains the following:
- a CDS encoding zinc ribbon domain-containing protein gives MATGQTTMVGGPVEYKRKYTLWILVVLIILCWPIAIIYYFTREKVPVQEFQAYATAPPPVAPLPVTAGGERFCPACGASNSKQAGFCRSCGKPLPAVPP, from the coding sequence ATGGCGACCGGTCAGACCACCATGGTTGGGGGCCCCGTTGAGTACAAGCGCAAGTACACGCTCTGGATTCTGGTCGTCCTGATCATCCTCTGCTGGCCGATTGCGATCATTTACTACTTCACGCGCGAGAAGGTCCCGGTGCAGGAGTTCCAAGCGTATGCGACCGCTCCGCCGCCGGTGGCTCCGCTCCCGGTGACGGCCGGTGGCGAGCGCTTCTGCCCGGCGTGCGGGGCCTCGAACTCGAAGCAGGCCGGCTTCTGCCGATCCTGCGGCAAGCCCCTCCCGGCGGTCCCTCCCTAA
- a CDS encoding O-methyltransferase, which produces MATDQWAEVDDYISNLLVASDSVLEQALIDSRMAGLPPIHVSPNQGKLLQILARALRARSILEIGTLGGYSTIWMGRALPADGHLITLEANPLHAEVARTNIGRAGLDHIVSVRPGKALDTLPVLAEEKLGPFDLTFIDADKPNNPGYFEWALKLSHRGSVIVVDNVVRNGAVRDSNSSDPNVLGVRRMNDLIAAEPRVSATAIQTGGSKDCDGFAVILVDDDL; this is translated from the coding sequence ATGGCCACCGATCAGTGGGCCGAGGTCGACGATTACATCTCGAACCTCCTCGTCGCATCGGATTCCGTACTTGAGCAGGCGCTCATCGACAGCCGCATGGCCGGGTTGCCCCCCATCCATGTCTCACCGAATCAGGGGAAGCTGCTCCAGATCCTGGCACGCGCGCTGAGGGCACGCTCGATCCTCGAGATCGGGACGCTCGGTGGGTACAGCACGATCTGGATGGGACGCGCGCTACCGGCGGACGGGCATCTGATCACTCTGGAAGCGAACCCGCTCCACGCCGAGGTCGCGCGGACCAACATCGGGCGAGCGGGCCTGGATCACATCGTGAGCGTCCGTCCGGGAAAGGCGCTCGATACGCTCCCGGTGCTGGCCGAGGAGAAGCTCGGGCCGTTCGACCTGACGTTCATCGATGCCGACAAGCCAAACAATCCCGGCTACTTCGAATGGGCGCTGAAGCTCTCGCATCGCGGCAGCGTGATCGTTGTCGACAATGTCGTGCGCAACGGAGCCGTCCGGGATTCGAACTCCTCGGACCCCAACGTGCTCGGCGTGCGACGCATGAACGATCTCATCGCCGCGGAGCCTCGAGTGAGCGCCACCGCCATCCAGACCGGCGGCAGTAAGGACTGCGATGGCTTCGCGGTCATCCTCGTCGACGACGACCTATAG